Proteins encoded within one genomic window of Hypomesus transpacificus isolate Combined female unplaced genomic scaffold, fHypTra1 scaffold_42, whole genome shotgun sequence:
- the si:ch211-225b11.4 gene encoding thyroid adenoma-associated protein homolog isoform X2 has translation MQLQTANISTASRKLDQMLVHLAKVNQSLVFGETRRCIHAIVDSDQTLSSEDLQRACMFLEDSAAGREVWRGVCPSLLGKVADLFPCMLEQEAWRNGPLCYLVVKVCLQIFQLLPGEVAPLVWGEERGSPALQSILQCLMDIILGKCSNRDTRLLAGTAVAMLINTAPKEGTPEEGALEEGALEESGGGGAAAWSLLQVCLSEVWVLAVGGVQVQCRPRGQDGVERLAVSRGLLTCCRKDILVSPGPSGRPGLDTPQSCFLLDGLFHLVSALCEEKLDCHYYVFEVLTLWLKSVRATLAEIWKVTAAPLLSEDSSLQTRLTQVIWNNAESPVEGVSEFVRSAFSLLLEVYEMDCQRFGDTHKTLYASLLDRVAKLPWGTKAKYPPLCALLPYLGTHMVLVQYSDLPDHLLKCLSTNQLSPCATELYRCLLQQQRRELCEVTAPEAPPTELQMANRWAAYWRPYLLEALMSDVPLVQTNSSTHLLPCTLRTYPAAVEPLLAHLNPTSPQELHAWACVVSVQRATSGASPWNLEGPSSLDTLQLALGSADDKVRLAALDLLCCCPRTREPPRPEELALLKAFIPQNLNSDSSPFRQHLQARVRKLLVRVRDSCLALLRRRKGGRVGDNAYSADGGGALGEGVGFVEWLSQLPCSYLAPGHSFQRKKTVLLLLAAVLETCTDTWSPDRRKGQPPVNMASLIDWARQRGLWDFFSRSKQLVLIGCLEDSTNEIRELAADLLARFFPGRLHDDVVGVVSRRAEMLVCSPRVPQAQTGALMMKVLLQKCGDRSQVPWQGCSPNPSPGGQGVTQASSLVLYLLKELDLHYQTAKADMMLAAKTRPIHGVLSALERCLLEAPGSLGEALDRRAAVELLGLLEDITQLLLGALYGEQHASAAHTDVPPSLSDMGRAIGSLVAQRAGDGEECVLLSEEHSLVLTCCWVALKGIGIFLGSLVERLLTGSTETACFFTLEDMRRASKIFQDILLKCRHWGAVEGCCVGFTRFCASLLGCWDPELRAIPAHMLQQGLQVVQSPRGTSVTRRAAGLPMLILCVVSAEEASMARPLLAHSVNTLLGTASAALPQDWDPTLDLPQVSAVHTLQALVRSSGLGVAVLQFASSVAILSLTLLSSPCWAMRNAALQLYSSLCSRMLGQRSGGEQGCSQHSMSPQAFFTHYPALKPFLLGELKGAAGDLQGPSGEARLRLHPSLYPVLTLLAKLQPGVPDHTGALASFQSPLLQLASSPVYSVRVMAADALVAMTPPSEYLSTLLKLTGGLPASRDVCCHNRLHGALLQTKALLERAIPTHSVPLGEVVRRVESRVWLVTGAQRCPLVAGVFLGVAGLLKGLLTGGRAPLREALLEELRTPRHRLQVGTSSFHQSAINFLCVIDTSWACQVWEAFPTYSPDLKLSLVSWVAEGQSWRGTSTQQMMVKILQASLQEALSSQSTEYSRTYLTALVAVMMPEGDPPLPQEPPASAPQDEASLLGCVELLLGLLEEHRGGPEFLSQALTAASLLLSQSLGSSLFPRWCGVLEELRAPEAPEAMRAACALALCLAGGPLLSASLRDHAPLPSSISTRVIHTGLHLLLDQSLQVRTRAACFASLLSHASREASGQVYLLQVNRALPLLLDLLLEEGWDCPHTLEGLLGHLPGAHLRSVLGEAGGTGCASLYEQDDANVFAEPSVMSASLLPYLRQLSHKYPQSSALARRLNAWAEVNVPVVLSGLAVCRDLHTGETLDAVWFSLLTDPRFHGTLCGLFVRAIFLLHLLEVSHDLRPLCDPSSLRNDIQNVHAALSERGVQLPAALSASPPGPPPLGPAGPPSTRPPPARPPPARPPQPAADLLPPRYRGADC, from the exons ATGCAGTTACAGACGGCGAACATCTCCACTGCCAGTCGCAAGTTAGACCAG ATGTTGGTACATTTGGCTAAGGTGAACCAATCACTGGTTTTTGGGGAAACCCGACGTTGTATACACGCCATAGTGGACTCTGACCAG acattATCAAGTGAGGACCTTCAGAGAG CCTGCATGTTCCTGGAGGACAGCGCGGCGGGCCGCGAGGTGTGGCGAGGCGTGTGTCCGTCCCTGCTGGGGAAGGTGGCGGATCTGTTCCCCTGCATGCTGGAGCAGGAGGCCTGGAGGAATGGCCCGCTGTGCTACCTGGTTGTCAAG GTTTGTTTGCAGATCTTCCAGCTGCTGCCGGGTGAAGTGGCTCCGCtggtgtggggggaggagaggggcagcccGGCCCTGCAGAGCATCCTCCAGTGCCTCATGGACATCATCCTGGGCAAG TGCTCCAACAGAGATACCCGTCTGCTGGCGGGGACGGCCGTTGCCATGCTGATCAACACGGCCCCGAAGGAGGGGACACCGGAGGAGGgggccctggaggagggggcccTGGAGGagtctgggggcgggggggccgcAGCCTGGAGCCTCCTGCAGGTCTGTCTCTCAG AGGTGTGGGTGCTGGCTGTAGGTGGTGTCCAGGTGCAGTGCCGTCCTCGGGGGCAGGATGGGGTGGAGCGCCTGGCCGTGAGCAGAGGCCTGCTGACCTGCTGCCGGAAGGACATCCTGGTCAGTCCTGGTCCGTCAGGGCGCCCTGGGCTGGACACCCCGCAG TCGTGTTTCCTCCTGGACGGGTTATTCCACCTGGTCTCTGCCCTGTGCGAGGAGAAACTAGACTGTCATTACTACGTCTTTGAAG TGTTGACGCTGTGGTTGAAGAGCGTGAGAGCGACTCTGGCAGAGATCTGGAAGGTCACAgcagcccctctcctgtctgAGGACTCGAGCCTTCAGACACGCCTCACCCAGGTGATCTGGAACAACGCTGAGAGCCCA GTGGAGGGCGTGTCTGAGTTTGTGCGCAGTGCTTTCAGTCTGCTGTTGGAGGTGTATGAGATGGACTGCCAGCGCTTCGGAGACACTCACAAGACCCTGTATGCATCTCTACTGGACAGGGTGGCCAAGCTGCCCTGGGGCACCAAGGCTAAATACCCCCCCCTCTGTGCTCTTCTGCCCTACCTGGGCACCCACATG GTGCTGGTGCAGTACTCCGACCTGCCTGACCACCTCCTCAAGTGCCTGTCCACCAATCAGCTGTCCCCGTGTGCCACAGAGCTCTACAGgtgtctcctccagcagcagagGCGGGAACTGTGTGAGGTCACCGCCCCAGAGGCCCCACCCACCGAGCTGCAGATGGCCAATCGCTGGGCGGCTTACTGGCGTCCTTATCTACTGGAAGCCCTGATGTCTGATGTGCCTCTAGTCCAGACCAACAGCTCCACCCACCTGCTGCCCTGCACCCTCCGCACCTACCCCGCCGCCGTGGAGCCTCTGCTGGCCCACCTGAACCCAACCAGCCCCCAGGAGCTCCACGCCTGGGCCTGCGTCGTGAGTGTCCAGCGGGCCACGTCCGGAGCCTCCCCCTGGAACCTGGAGGGGCCGTCCTCCCTGGACACCCTCCAGCTGGCGCTGGGCTCCGCGGACGACAAGGTCCGCCTGGCTGCCCTGGACCTGCTGTGCTGCTGCCCCAGGACCAGGGAGCCCCCCCGCCCGGAGGAGCTGGCCCTGCTGAAGGCTTTCATCCCTCAGAACCTTAACAGTGACTCGTCCCCGTTCCGCCAGCACCTCCAGGCCCGCGTCAGGAAGCTCCTAGTCCGGGTCCGAGACAGCTGCCTCGCCCTCCTCCGGAGACGGAAGGGAGGAAGGGTCGGAGACAACGCCTACTCTGCCGACGGGGGCGGGGCTCTgggagagggagtgg GGTTTGTGGAGTGGCTGTCTCAGCTGCCCTGCTCCTACCTGGCCCCTGGTCACAGCTTCCAGAGGAAGAAGActgttctgctcctcctggcCGCCGTGCTGGAGACCTGCACCGACACCTGGAGCCCAGACAGGAGGAAGGGCCAGCCCCCAG TCAACATGGCTTCTCTGATCGACTGGGCCAGGCAGAGAGGACTGTGGGATTTCTTCTCCAGGTCCAAACAGCTGGTCCTTATTGGATGCCTCGAGGATTCGACCAATGAG ATCAGGGAGCTGGCGGCCGACCTGCTGGCCAGGTTCTTCCCGGGCCGTCTCCATGACGacgtggtgggggtggtgagcaGGAGAGCGGAGATGCTGGTGTGCAGCCCGAGGGTTCCTCAGGCCCAGACGGGGGCGCTGATGATGAAAGTCCTGCTTCAGAA GTGTGGAGACCGATCCCAGGTGCCTTGGCAGGGGTGcagccctaaccccagccccGGAGGGCAGGGGGTCACCCAGGCCTCCAGCCTGGTCCTGTacctcctgaaggagctggatCTGCACTACCAGACCGCCAAGGCTGACATGATGCTTGCTGCAAAGACCAGACCCATACATG GTGTGCTGAGCGCCCTGGAGAGGTGTCTGCTGGAGGCCCCTGGGAGCCTGGGCGAGGCCCTGGACCGCCGGGCCGCCGTGGAGCTCCTGGGGCTTCTGGAGGACATCACACAGCTGCTGCTGGGCGCGCTGTACGGAGAGCAGCACGCCAGCGctgcacacacag ACGTGCCTCCGTCCCTCAGTGACATGGGCAGGGCCATCGGCTCCCTGGTGGCCCAGCGGGCAGGGGACGGGGAGGAGTGTGTGCTGCTGTCTGAGGAACACAGCCTGGTCCTCACATGCTGCTGGGTGGCCCTCAAG GGAATTGGAATCTTCCTGGGTTCCCTGGTGGAGAGACTCCTGACTGGGTCCACAGAGACAGCCTGTTTCTTCACGCTGGAGGACATGCGAAGGGCCTCCAAAATCTTCCAGGACATTCTCCTGAAATGCCGCCACTGG GGGGCGGTGGAGGGCTGCTGTGTGGGCTTCACCAGGTTCTGCGCCTCCCTGCTGGGCTGCTGGGACCCAGAGCTGAGGGCCATCCCAGCACACATGCTGCAGCAG gggcTCCAGGTGGTCCAGTCTCCCCGGGGTACGTCGGTGACGCGGCGTGCGGCTGGCCTGCCCATGCTCatcctgtgtgtggtgtctgctgAGGAGGCCAGCATGGCCCGGCCCCTCCTGGCCCACAGCGTGAACACCCTGCTGGGCACGGCCAGCGCCGCGCTGCCCCAGGACTGGGACCCCACCCTGGACCTGCCGCAG GTGTCTGCTGTCCACACCCTGCAGGCCCTGGTTCGTAGCTCAGGTCTGGGCGTGGCCGTGCTGCAGTTCGCCTCCTCCGTGGCCATCTTGTCCCTGACGCTCCTCAGTTCCCCCTGCTGGGCCATGAGGAATGCCGCGCTGCAGCTCTACA GTTCACTGTGCTCTCGTATGCTGGGCCAGCGCTctgggggggagcagggctgCTCCCAGCATAGCATGTCCCCCCAGGCCTTCTTCACCCACTACCCCGCCCTGAAGCCCTTTCTCCTGGGGGAGCTGAAAGGTGCAGCGGGGGACCTCCAGGGCCCCTCTGGGGAGGCCAGGCTGCGCTTgcacccctccctctaccctgtcCTCACCCTCCTGGCTAAACTCCAGCCTGGGGTCCCAGACCACACAGG AGCGCTGGCGAGCTTccagtctcccctcctccagctggcCTCCAGCCCCGTCTACAGCGTGCGTGTCATGGCCGCCGACGCCCTGGTCGCCATGACGCCACCCTCGGAGTACCTGAGCACCCTGCTGAAGCTGACGGGGGGGCTGCCGGCGTCCCGGGACGTCTGCTGCCACAACCGCCTCCACGGAGCGCTGCTCCAGACCAAGGCCCTGCTGGAGAGGGCCATccccacacacag CGTGCCGCTGGGTGAGGTGGTGAGGCGTGTGGAGTCCAGGGTGTGGCTGGTGACTGGAGCCCAGCgctgccccctggtggcggGGGTGTTCCTGGGCGTGGCGGGGCTGCTGAAGGGTCTCCTGACTGGGGGCCGGGCCCCGCTGCGTGAGGCCCTCCTGGAGGAGCTACGGACGCCTCGACACAGGCTGCAg GTCGGCACATCCTCCTTCCACCAGAGTGCCAtcaacttcctgtgtgtgatcGACACCAGCTGGGCGTGTCAGGTCTGGGAAGCATTCCCCACCTACAGCCCTGATCTCAagctctcattggtcagttggGTGGCCGAGGGGCAGAGTTGGAGAGGGACCAGCACACAGCAGATGATGGTGAAAATACTGCAG GCCAGCCTGCAGGAGGCGCTGTCGAGCCAGAGCACAGAGTACAGCAGGACCTATCTGACCGCCCTGGTGGCCGTGATGATGCCCGAAGGAGACCCTCCGCTGCCCCAGGAGCCCCCTGCGTCTGCCCCTCAGGATGAGGCCTCCCTGCTGGGGTgtgtggagctgctgctggggctCCTGGAGGAACACAGGGGAGGACCGGAGTTCCTGTCCCAGGCCCTGACCGCAGccagcctgctcctctcccaAAG CCTCGGGTCCAGCCTCTTCCCCCGCTGGTGTGGCGTGCTGGAGGAGCTCCGGGCCCCTGAGGCCCCCGAGGCCATGCGGGCGGCCTGTGCCCTGGCCCTGTGCCTGGCCGGGGGCCCCCTGCTGAGTGCCTCCCTGAGGGAccacgcccccctccccagcagcaTCAGCACTAG GGTGATCCACACGGGCCTCCACCTGCTGCTGGACCAGAGCCTGCAGGTGAGGACCAGAGCCGCCTGCTTCGCCTCGCTGCTGTCCCACGCCTCCAGGGAGGCGAGCGGCCAGGTGTacctgctgcaggtgaaccGGGCCCTGCCCCTGCTGCTggacctgctgctggaggagggctgggactGCCCCCACACCCTGGAGGGCCTGCTGGGGCACCTGCCGGGGGCCCACCTCCGCTCCGTCCtgggggaggccggggggaCAGG gtgTGCCAGTCTGTATGAGCAGGACGATGCCAACGTGTTTGCCGAGCCCTCGGTGATGTCAGCGAGCCTGCTGCCGTACCTGCGCCAGCTCTCACACAAATACCCACAATCCTCTGCTCTGGCGCGCCGCCTGAATGCCTGGGCGGAAGTGAACGTCCCTGTGGTGCTCTCCGGCCTCGCCGTGTGCAGAGACctccacacag GTGAGACTCTGGACGCTGTGTGGTTCTCTCTCCTCACGGACCCCCGTTTCCATGGCACCCTCTGCGGCCTGTTTGTGCGGGCgatcttcctcctccatctcctggagGTATCTCACGACCTACGACCCCTCTGTGACCCCTCGTCCCTACGCAACGACATCCAGAACGTCCACGCTgccctgagtgagagaggggtgcAGCTCCCCgctgccctctctgcctccccgcCCGGACCCCCCCCGCTGGGCCCCGCAGGGCCCCCCTCCACACGGCCCCCCCCCGCACGGCCCCCCCCCGCACGGCCCCCCCAGCCAGCAGCAGACCTACTGCCCCCACGCTACCGGGGAGCGGACTGCTGA